CATCGAGCCCGGTGCCCAACAACCTGGAGGTGGAGATGGGCAAGGGCAAGGGTGCCACAACACTGCTCACAGCGGGCGGCGGAGGCACCAACACCATTAAGCTGGCACCTGGCATCGGTGGACTGACCTTTGCTAACAGTCCTGCCTACCAGAAACTGAAGCAAACCTCTGTGGTTAAGTCACCCGGAGGCATGTCGCCGGGAGGCATCATCAAGCAGGAGAATGGAAACAAGCGAGGAGGACATCAGATCAGCAGCACCACACCAAAGAGCATCGCTTCGGCGGCCAATTCGCCGCACCATCAAATGCAAAGCAACTGCAACTACAGCCTGGGATCGCCCTCGTCcctgtcctctgcctcctcgGCGGCCCTGTCGCCGCTGGGCAATGTGAGCAATCTGGTCAACATAGCGAATAACAACAATACAAATGGAACGGGCCTGGTGAAGCCACTGCAGCAAAAGGTCAAACTGCCGGCTGTGGGCAGTCCGTTCCCGAAGCCAGCGTACTCCTACTCCTGTCTCATTGCTCTGGCGCTCAAGAACTCGCGGGCTGGCTCTCTGCCCGTCTCCGAGATCTACAGCTTCCTCTGCCAGCACTTTCCCTACTTCGAGAATGCCCCCAATGGCTGGAAGAACAGTGTGCGTCACAATCTGTCGCTGAACAAGTGTTTCGAGAAGATTGAACGCCCGGCCACGAATGGCAACCAGAGGAAGGGCTGCCGCTGGGCCATGAATCCCGAGCGCATCAACAAGATGGACGAGGAGGTGCAGAAGTGGTCGCGCAAGGATCCAGCTGCCATACGGGGAGCCATGGTCTATCCACATCACCTAGAGTCTCTGGAAAGGGGAGAGATGAAGCATGGATCAGCGGATTCGGATGTGGAGCTGGATTCGCAGTCGGAAATTGAAGAGTCTTCTGACTTGGAGGAGCACGACTTTGAAGACACCCTGGTGGATGCCATgctggtggaggaggaggaagaagaGGAGGCCGGGGAGGAGGACGAAGACGAGGAGGATCACATGCTGAGCGAGTTTGAAGCTGAAGATGAGCATAATTCCCACGCCAGCATGAATCAGTCGAATAACCTGCCCATTGACCACGAACTGCTCGTCCAGAAGCATGGTGACTTTGATATTGAGGTGAGGTCTTGGAATATTATttgcttttgaattttgtattaaattgttttcccaCTTAAATTCCAGGTCGACGAACTGTACGATGCCATCGACATTGAGGATGACAAGGAGGCAGTGCGTCGCCTGATCAACAGCACATCATCGAACATCATTGAACTAAACCCAGCCGATCTGAATGCCAACGATGGCTATCACCACCAGCAGCCGCCCGCCAAGCGTGCTCGCGTGGACATCAACTATGCTATAGGACCCGCTGgagagctggagcagcagtATGGGCAGAAGGTGAAGGTGCAGCAGGTTGCCCAGCTTCAGCATCAGCCGCCCACCTACAACAGGCGCAAGATGCCGCTGGTCAATCGCATCATCTAGGGAGGGGGCAGAGCCCTCTGAAGAGCCTGCAAGCTGCTGCTCCCATAACATTAAACACTTAGTGCTAggttttttttgcatttaaggCATCCTTGCTACGCTTACCCCTTTGATTATATCCCCTATCGGATATCGAATATCAGCTTTCAGTTTTCGGTACAATATGTTATTCAATCCCCCCACTTTTTTGGCCGCCGTTTGATTTTAAATCTCGAAGAGCATGAGCGCCGCGCCAGTTAATTTGaatctttttctctctgtagTCTCCCCTCGAATAAATCTTTATTGATTGTAACACACACACGAATTTCGAGTCCGTTTGCCTGACGCTTGAGCAGAAACTCAATAGGTTTGACGACGCATAAAGcttgttaattattttccattcGATTAGTTTCCAACTTGATCTCTCTCCACATTGACGAATGAGGGAACAATCCTCAGCTTAAGTAACTAACTTGACAATGCATTTACATGACCTGACCAACGATTCCACTCATGGTCGTAGAATAGTTACAACAACGATTATTTTTGACAACGAAATGTGAACATTAGGTTTATATTTCGAACTTGTTCTTAACCCCTGATTATAACCACAATTTTCAGCCTAAACTTAAGACACGATCACACATTCAAAACAACTTGCCGGTCCAGTATTCGTATGCGGATTTTTATACAAACTTTTTTTGTATGTAATGtacattataattataaaacacacaaacaaTTATTGTTGGAAAGTACAGTCAATTAAATAATACGATTATTGTATTGTAAGGCAATTCCAGTATGTAAATAGTTTTTTACACATAAAGAAAAACTTGTATACTACGCCCGTGTGCATAGCTGTAAGTGTAAATTGTAAGCCAAAAACCGAGAATTCCAAATGAACCGACAAATTACGATCCGTGAAACCAATAAGACTTGAACGAAGCGTGTACCCCGACAAGAAATCAGTCTCAGATTTAAAATAGTACAAAAAGCCAACTAATAGGTTTACGGATGACTATTCAAAAACCAACCCATGGATGGAGAcatcatttttgttttgtttttatatcgTTTGCCCCGCATTTTGCTGTTTCGAATCACAGCCCATATTTTTCAACCAACGAACCAACAACATTCATGCATTTCTTGTAATACTAGCATCTAAGTAGCATTTAaccaattaattatatattaataaatatattaagtttAAGTAAGGCATACTATGTAAATGATTTGGACTAAGAAAGAACAATTTTTGTATAGAGTTGTTAGAAAATCAATTGACAAAGTAAAATtgaaaccaaaaaataaaaaaaaagacaaataaaaaaataaaaataaaaaaatacaattatttgTAGTTTATAATTTGAGTTGTTTGTGtaagaattattaattatgattAAGAGCCAACATTTAAGAAATATGGGAATATGGTAATATGAACTATAGAGTTCGAAATGGTTTCCATAGTCTCTTGGGGCCTTTGAGAATTTAAGACAgaattaattctttaaaacTCTAAACCTTTTTTACGAGAGATATACGAAATATATGATAACTTTGCaggttattataatttcagaccctataaagtatatatgtatatattcttgatcagcatcaacagccgagtcagTCTAGACATGTTTGGCAAAAGCAAATTTGTACCAaacttttttcaaaatttgagtGGGGTTAGTTACattgttgaaatttaaaaaaaattacaaacatttagattttttaaaaaattaaagtttttataagaATTTGTTAACCCAGAAAAAAGACAAGCATAGAACAGTTTCTTGAATTAAATCtgatttaaactttaatttgttCAACAAATTATCATAAAATCCCCTTAAAGATATTTCCGGTCTTCTTGAAgagtattttgattttatttagtgaagcagtcatttccgaccccgtaaatcatatatattcttgatcagcattgacaggcgaatctttctagccatttccggaagaaaatttttttttgtaaattttttcaaaatctgtaaggggttacatcattaaaattttcaaaaatgaccaaaatttttgatttctttaaaaatgaaattcagtatgcagatttgttacccaacaaaaaactagcataaaAAAGCTTACCAAATTAAATTTGGTGAggttttggcttagttatgaccGATTTATGATTCAATGTCATGATCCTTTGGCATACTgcagggtatacaaatttcgttTCCCGAAGTTAGTTTTCTATGATATGGGATATGGTTTTTCAAAGGTTTAGATAAGAagattatacatatatatattttcgttaaaaatcctaaaaagtttccaaaaacaaaataaacttgTGGTTTAATGCAGATTTTTGAGTCTTCTTTTTCGTtgacaatttttatttcacataCATAAAtagttttgacattttaaaatttcagttttcaatgtattatttcttcttttttgttcaACAACCAATAGAACTTAGGTGGTAGCTAAGCGATTTGCAGTTTGAGCAGAACCAGTTGCCTCCGAAAGGGAGCTCTAGTTATTATCATCGGTTTCTTGTGCCAGACAGAGCATATAGTTCAgatgtgtgtgtaagtgtgtgtgctttACGACTAGACAGTTGGTGACGACATTGCAGAACGTCCCCTTTTTCAGTTGGCTAAAATGCTAGTTACTTGACTTAAAAAACTGGCCTCGTTTGCTGCTGCCAAAATGGCATAAAATACTATTGATAAGCGCCCGACTTTCTCTGTTAAAATACATGCTTTCTCGTAATAAAATGATTCCTTGtagttaaaatatacatatacatttatgtatatatttatatataatatatatatatatatatatggtaaatTGTATTGTTTCCAAATTGAGAGTTGATCTTTGCACATTTAAGGCCTGTTGTTCACTTAGCCTAGGGTTGGGTTTTGAGCCGAGTGTTTCGTTCCCTTTGGATTTGAGCAAGCTGTTTCGATGTGAGCTATAACCTAATACACCTTCCGATCTATCCACCTGAGTGCGAGTGCAgggtatgtgtgtgttgtgtgtgcgcCGTGCGCTATATGATATACAAGATCGTGTTTGTTGAAACCAGACAAAACTGATGAAGTTATCGTTAGACACCTGCCAGTTGGGCGTTAATTACAATTACTAATGCACATGTACTTAGAAACTAAATCGTATATCCTACGAATGCAGGATCAGGGCAGACTGGGCCCAGACGAAGCTGGTTTTCTTACCCTGGCCTGCTGCTTGCTGGACGGCTCTTCACTTCGATGCGGGGGCAGTCCTTTACTCGTTAAAGGTTTAGAAAAAGCTCTCTTGGACAGGTGAAGGGATCTTTggaaaaacaatttacatCAGGGAAATCTCTATTAATTTGTACTAGTACAACATTTTCTACTAAATATGCTTTAagtaaaaggttttaaaaagaattttagttAATGAAATGtgatttaaaatagaaaaaattataagaatcAAGTAAAATTACATTCCCTTGATATTAtaccttttaaaaatagttttaaaatagaaaaaaacgagataaaaatcaattaaaatcacaTTTCCCACACATCCAAAGAGAGCTTTTTCCTACCTACACAAGTCTCTGGAGTCTGCCTTAAAACTAACCACTTAAATTTCGACTGACTATGCTGGCGGTAGGGGACATGACTTAGGGCTACAAAAACTAACACACGGATATGGATACGGGTTACGGCTACGTTTACGGATATACAACACGCTTTTGACTACTAAATGCAGAGCTGAATGAGCTGGTGACAACGATTACTTGGTACATAAACACTAAAGAACTTCCTCCATTTGACGGCGCCTCATTCCTGCTTCAGTCGCTTGGCCTCGTTGCCcacgtcgccgccgccgccactgctGGCCGAGCTGGGTGTCGTCTGATGCTCCGTGTCGCTGGTAATGTAGGCAAACTGACACTCGAACTCAAAGTCCATGTCCTTTTTCTGTGTTAAATCACACTTTTGCTTTATAAGTTAAACATCAAATCGAATTGAATCTCCTAATGGTCTTACCATTCGCTCGCAAATGACAGCAATGGCAGTCTTGTGCTGTGCCTCGGCTATCTTGTGCTCCACCAGGTAAAACATGTACTCATCGAACAGCAGGCGTATGAGGTGGAAGCTGCCAAAGCTGGAAGCGGAGCGGAGTGTCAGGTCCCGGATAATCATTGAGCTGTAGAAGCTCCACTTGAGCAGAAACTGGCGGGCGGCTCTGGCATAGCTGGGCTTCCCATTGTACTCCTCCATGGCGGACTCCACCACCAGTTGAAGCCAGGTGGCCCATTGTTCCAAAGAGCTTTGTTGCTGTAAAGCGGCCTTGAAGTCATTCTCCAGGCGCTGTACCACAGCGGGAGCACACTGACTCACCCAGGCTGCTTGCTCCTGTTtgggaaatattaataatctcgattttatattgtatttgtCTAGGGAAAACCCACCTGAACATTATGGAAATCCACTCGGTTGAGATCACTGAGCATCTGAGAGATTTGGGCACCATTCTGGAGCACTGCTCGAGCGGCCTGCGCCAGATGATTCAGCGAGGTGTAGCGGCGTAGGGTTTGGCAAAAGGCCGAGACGGCACTAGTCTTGATCTGAGCCAACTGCTCTGGCACGCCCATCATGCTCTCGCACAGCCAGATCTCCAGATTCTTGGCAAAGTTGCGAATGGCCTGGGTCAAGGCGTTGGGTATGGAGCGGAGGACATCCGGAATGATGACATCGACGGTGTTTTGATAAAACTGATAGTCAACCTGGTTTggaagaaaaattcaaatttttaaaatatctttcGTTTGTGAAAACCGGAACACTCCAAGTCCGATTCCCCTTGCTCCCTACTCCTTCCCTCACCCTATACCCACCTCTCGCACAAACTTTTGCACTTCTGCGCAGTGGCACAACAGATACAGCTTCGTCTTGCTCAAGTACTTCTCCTCCTCGCACTCGTCcaggttgttgttgtcgctcgCCCGCCAAAAGTCGCGCAGCAGAAACTCTACGGTGCCAAATTCCAGGTTCAGCACGGCGTCCAGGAAGGACTCACAATGCTCGCGATACAGAGCACGGAATGTATCCACATCCTCCAGCGTTAGTTCGCTATTGAAGCTATGGCTCAGCTCGATGGCCGGGAACGAGGGCAGGGCACTGCTTCCATCGCCAATGTACTGGGGATTTGAAAGGGATTTAAAGAGGGAAaggaaatcaataaataattggTTTCAGTTTGCAGTTTTATATTggggaatttaaattattactttAAGATGAGTTATCCACCTAGACAAAACCTAAAACCTAAAATCCCCTCCTAACTTCCTGAAAACTCCACTTTCTAGCATTCTTAGAACCAACTTTTCGATCCTCACCTGTAAGCAAGCCTCATAGGTCTCCGGCTTAAAGGTGTGCTTCTTGGTGCCGCTGTGTCGCTGTCCCTGGCCACCGCCCAGACCATTAGAGCCCATTTGGCCGGCGGTACTGCTGCTTACGCTTACCAGGGCTCCGCCACTGGATCCGCCGCCGCTAGATCCACCAGATGATGGCCCATAGCCAGAGCCCAGCATCTGCTTGTCGTCCATCGTTTGATGATTCAGCAGCGAGCCGGGCTTGATGCGGATGCCATAGTAATGGTACTTGGAGTTGCCGCGCGTGCCCAGGCGACGTGTGCGCAGGCCGGAGAACACCGAGCGTATCAGCTTGCCGAAACTGGCTGCATTCACGGGCTCCAGCTTCTGTTCGCTGCAGTGCTGCATGTAGTGGTTGTACAATGTACTCCTGGGCAGGCTCACCCCGTCCGCTGTCTCGTAGTTGCGCGACAGCCACTTGATCTGGCGCGACAGAGCGAAACAGAGAACgagaaaaagaaagagagggaATTCTGTATTGGGGGATGCTGTCCGTAGGGCGTATCCATGGATGCACTTACCGTTGCCGAGGCAATCTTGTTGCTGCTACCGAGCGCACTCTGCTCCGAGTCCGGGGAGGCACCGCCACCGCCGGTGCCCAGGCTGCCGCCGCTCGCCGAATGCGTTGTGGTCGTCGAGGTGGGCGTCTGGGGCGTGCTCTGCGCCTCCTGAATGTACGCGACCTCCTGCACCCAGTGGCGATTAGTTCCGTTCACGTTCACCCGCTCTGCCTCCCCATCATCCCGCTCCCCCCACTCCCGACTACTCACCGTCAGGCTGTGCGGCGAATCGCGTCCATGCGACTGTGACTGCGACTGGGATTGTGCCTGGGACAGCGAGTGTGCGGAGCCATTGAGCAGCAGGCCCTCCTCCACCGGCACCAGGTACGGCAGCGTTGTGGAGTGGGCCCCATTTGAGGAGCCGCCCGCCGAGGAGGTGGCTCCGTACTGACCCGTGGTCGAGTAATACGCTGTTTGGCCGTTGCCCTGGTAATCGCCAACCGGGCAGAATGGATACGTCCTAAAATGGATGAGGGGCGAGATGAGGGAATAGAGGGAACAGGTTAGGTCGATTCACTCATTCATTTCAAACAACTGCAGGATCTAAACTTACATTTGTGTCTGGCTGGAGTTGCTGTGATACAACTCCGAGTCCACATATTGCACTTGGTAGTTTTGCTCCTGTCCGGAAACTGGAAGATAATTAAggaaagaaattattaatacTAGAAACCAGGCtaaaaaaggcaaaagctaaataaataaagttatagtTAAAAACAGCATAaactttgaatatattataatggTTTTTATACAATAAACTTAACTTAACTTCACATTCACTTGGCTATCACCAAATTGTCACTACGTTAcgagtaaataaatttatatccGACGGCAACTTGTTATATTTTGTCAGCGTTAAATAATAAGAACAATTCCCTAAATTCTCATTTCACCTACTGATTTAAAGACTTAAGCTTACtagtaattaaataattacataCGCACTCGCACAGGCACATATTACGTATCAATACCTCAAAGGAAACCTTTCACCCTTTGTAAAAACAGTTTACTTAACATAAAACCACAAACTTTAAACAGAAATAATTGAGAAGACTTTCCCctgtaaataattttgattCAATCAACAGAAGGAAGTCTTTGGTTTGTCAATTCATTGATAAAGACACTAGACACTCCCATTGGCCACATgcaatgcagcagcagcagcagcagtaggaACCTCCTTGTTACACTACAAGAAATTAAGATGCCTTTGGAAATGAATTTATGAAGAAATATGGaacaattatataaaattcctaaatgatgaatataattaaagcaaatttaagaagaaatacaTTAAGTTGTTTATAAAGTTTTGTAggggaaaaataagaaaaatcactacaaaaatttcctttttttaagaaaaatgttcCACAAAGTCTTGCacgttttgttatttaaattcatCTCAAAATTTCCCGCTGTGTACACACAAAGTTCACAATTTCACAAACACCAAGATGTTGCCTTTGGAATCTTAATTATAGGTCCAAGTTTCAACGGAAACCGAGAGGATTGAAATGGCAATAAGAATAGACAGTTGCAGATATTTACCACCGCAGTAGGACAAGTTGTTGTGGcgtcgatgatgatgatggtacATGGTGGCACTGGTGGCCGATCCACCCGCCGACAGCACCGAATTGCTGGCTCCAGCAGCTGTGGCGCAAGAAGCAGAGGCTGAGGAGCACGCACTGGCTCCACTAACCGTACTAGTGCCCGTTCCCGCTCCAATTCCAGAGCAGTTGCTATAGCTGGCAGCTGTGGCAGTGGCCACGAAAGTctggtggtgatggtggtggtgatgatgatgcagCTGCAACTGCAGCTGGGCGGGCGGCGGTGGTACGGGCGCCACGGAATTGGTGGCCACTGGTTGCTTGCACCGACACTTCTCCAGCAGATTGGAGTAGGCcacggcagcagcagttgtGGGGCTGAAAGCTGGCGGGGCAGTCGCTGACTGGaactgctggtggtgctggagctggagctgctgctgttgctgctgctggtgctgctgatgGTGGTGGGGATGGCGCGTTTGGCAGTCAAAGCCGTACCGCGAATGCATTCGTTTGGCCGGAAGTTGATGAGCGAAGAGGCTACTAAAATTTGGTGGCTTCTAAACCCAGCGGGGTAGCTGATCTTAGAGGTTATCAAATGATCGAGGAAATTGGGTGTTCCGTTAGGGTGGGTTTAAGATGTGGCAAGGGGTTTTCAATGATTTTCAAGAACACTCCACACATGACAGAAGTACATTAGTTGAGTTTTTTAGAACAGATACTAAGTATATGGCGTAGAGTAGGATCAGGAACACGAAGCATAAGTTAAGAAACttcttataataattttaatatccaTAGGAGTCCAAAAGAATTAGGTTTCAGAGTTCAGTATCCAGGATATTTTGGTCAAAAGAATGATTTGCAATGATCCAATTTAGAATGTAGTATTTAAGGTTTAAGAACTCCAACATCACTGTCCAAGGATGTGTTACTTATGGCCTCGATGACAATTTTCAATATCAGAAttgttcaaaatataaaattcagATTTCTTTCAAAGAATTATTCCTTAGCTTCCAGGCTCAGGTTTCTCCTTCCAAAAGTATATTGAAATCCAGAGATAATACTCCACTTAAATCTTTATGAGTTAATCCAAAAATGAGTTCCATATAGATGACAATCCATAGGTTATTCCAAAATGTGTATTCCAGGAGTAGAGTTCCCAAATGAATATTCCAAAATCAAAGTCCTAAACTGGCATTTAAAGTTTCAACAATGTAGATTTAATAGTTTCACTATCGATCTCCAACGAGGTGCATTGAATAAACTTGGACTGGGAATCCAAGGGTGGTGTAAGCGGAGAAGCCACCTGGTTGCTTCTGGCAACCACTGGCCAAAACCGGCTCAGAAAGCGAAAGTGAAATCCTTGGCCAAGCAACCAGTCTCCATTCAGATTTCTCCTTCAATCTGTGGGCGGCGCTCTCTTTTGGCGTTTTGCTTTTCCGTTTTCCGTTTTGGGTTGCGATGGAGGAATATCGTGGACCGGATGCCGGATGCTGGATGACGGATGGCGTGGAAACGGAGCAACCAGTGCCTGCGAACGGTAGAATTACAACTGAATCCAAAATCAAATGTTATCCTAGCAATATGCCTCCGAAAATAATGATGATGGCGAAAActcacgacgacgacggcggcgcAGCAACgaattaaattacaacaacggcggcggcggctgatgctgctgcttctgctttcTGTCTTGGTGGTTGGGTTGCCGGGTGGGTGGTTGCTATTATGATCCGGGGTGCCCGTAGCGAGTAATCCAACCCAGACCCTCGAACAGGTCGCCCCTGCCTCACCACACCGCCTGCGCCTGCTTCAAGCGGTGTGCCTGGCTAATTCCGGGCTCAAAGTCGCATTTTCTGGGATCTGCACAAGTGGTGGTCGAGGCTGGTGTGGATTCGGGGGATGCTTCTGGATGCTGGATATGCGAGCGGGATGGCAACAAAGCAACGACAGGGTGACGACACCAAGGCAACGCCGCCTGGCCAATCCCACTCCTCATCGGTTGCTAGGCAgccactctctctctttctctctcgaGAGCTCTCCGTCTCTCTTGTGCTCAGCAACCCCTGGAGCAGGATGCTGAGGGATGTGTATCCTGGCCAACCAAATCGCTGGCTGCCATTCCTCCTAAGTGCGGCGGTGTGAGAGGTGAGTTGTGGGTGTAACCAGGGGCCAGAAACAGAGTGAGCAGAAATATGGATGCCCGTTGGAGTACATTTTTGTGAAGATGTGAGATGTGTGGGTGGCATGCGTGGaatttttccatattttcctCCGTGGTCGGGTCAGAAATTGAcgtatttttttctgtctgCCTTTCCTGCTCCCTAGCCTTTGTACCGTTTTCGTTGACACGGACATATTTCACATATTAATTTTGACTCTCCTTTCGGTGGGTCCTTGTCAGCGAGTCCTGAAGTTGCTGCGGTCAGCTCTGCGGGCTATATCCCTCCATCCTGACATCTCCATCATTTCCCATCCTCCGCAGAGTTTTCCCTTTGACGCGCTGCTACTGCTGCAAACTGTAAATATTAACAGGTGACCCTCGGGGCTAACTTGGCAATTTGCAAGTGAAACGGGGAGGCTGGAACAAGGGGTTTGGCTTTGGGTTGAGAAAATCAAGCCGCAGGACCGTTTGCACTTTGACATTTGTCCTTTAAAGTTGCCAAGGCAGAGGAGAGGGTCGGTCTCTCGTTTGAGGTGCCTTCAAGTGGACCGCATTCTCGCCAAAACATTTGGGCTCTCAATGACTTTGGTTTGCAGTGCAAAAGCTGTTTTCCTTTCGTAATTGCCTTTTGGAATAGACCAAGATTGAACTTTTAGCAGATTGAAGAGCAAGTTGTGAAGGGTGAAGGAAAGCCGCTCAACTGGAATGGATCTTCTTGGCCATCGAAAGAGGAGGGAGAAGAATGAGGATTATATAGCTTAATTTTACATTTGAAGAAGAAGTCTAATTTGAATAGCATTTTTGTAAGAACTATGTATATtctaatatttgaattaaaggAATTTGCTGTCACTAGAATGGTCCTTAAATTGTAAGGATGCTCTAAAGCCCAAAAGTGCCTCAAGGaactttttatataattagaTCTTTTTAGGAAATTGTAAGCATTTGTAAGTAAATAATGATTGtatgtttattattaacatataaaattataatttgaataaagAATTTGAAGTAAATGTATCCGtaatattcatatttaaacGTTAAATGCGATATTATtcaatgtttaaatattctaaatatGAAAGTTTAAACTCATTTCGATCTTTCGAACTTTTACTATcgattataaatatatataattataaattttaggTAGAATCGTTTCTGTTGACGAATCAACCAACCTTTGGACATATTTTCTACCAAAGATTAATcttcaaattattatttgacaATAGAAAGTTAACCACTAATGAAAACATAAACTATCTCCGATAGATCAAATTAAGTTAGATTAACTTTCCTGATATTTCGGGTTGAAAAGGTTTATTGCAATACATCCTCTTGTGTGCTATCTGCGCCACTT
Above is a genomic segment from Drosophila kikkawai strain 14028-0561.14 chromosome 3R, DkikHiC1v2, whole genome shotgun sequence containing:
- the Rfx gene encoding DNA-binding protein RFX2 isoform X4, with the protein product MTTRLAPQRQFIISTRSAIVDAASPPVDSVEEQQQQQLTVEVESAGTNTGAASTTNSDTSTPHNEEFEFCTEDGVVVSATLEDVMTQVKLLPLLQNCQLLQKKLVDDDSTGAITTDDGQLEVIRVVLPMDASDSSNEAHIHGHVVNSSNDGGTIGTITTTEPNGTTVTHSIPIHSMADLTAIKDGVDLAQQVANGQVTVVQATEDDDGTPFITVTVSGQEQNYQVQYVDSELYHSNSSQTQMTYPFCPVGDYQGNGQTAYYSTTGQYGATSSAGGSSNGAHSTTLPYLVPVEEGLLLNGSAHSLSQAQSQSQSQSHGRDSPHSLTEVAYIQEAQSTPQTPTSTTTTHSASGGSLGTGGGGASPDSEQSALGSSNKIASATIKWLSRNYETADGVSLPRSTLYNHYMQHCSEQKLEPVNAASFGKLIRSVFSGLRTRRLGTRGNSKYHYYGIRIKPGSLLNHQTMDDKQMLGSGYGPSSGGSSGGGSSGGALVSVSSSTAGQMGSNGLGGGQGQRHSGTKKHTFKPETYEACLQYIGDGSSALPSFPAIELSHSFNSELTLEDVDTFRALYREHCESFLDAVLNLEFGTVEFLLRDFWRASDNNNLDECEEEKYLSKTKLYLLCHCAEVQKFVREVDYQFYQNTVDVIIPDVLRSIPNALTQAIRNFAKNLEIWLCESMMGVPEQLAQIKTSAVSAFCQTLRRYTSLNHLAQAARAVLQNGAQISQMLSDLNRVDFHNVQEQAAWVSQCAPAVVQRLENDFKAALQQQSSLEQWATWLQLVVESAMEEYNGKPSYARAARQFLLKWSFYSSMIIRDLTLRSASSFGSFHLIRLLFDEYMFYLVEHKIAEAQHKTAIAVICERMKKDMDFEFECQFAYITSDTEHQTTPSSASSGGGGDVGNEAKRLKQE
- the Rfx gene encoding DNA-binding protein RFX2 isoform X3 codes for the protein MTTRLAPQRQFIISTRSAIVDAASPPVDSVEEQQQQQLTVEVESAGTNTGAASTTNSDTSTPHNEEFEFCTEDGVVVSATLEDVMTQVKLLPLLQNCQLLQKKLVDDDSTGAITTDDGQLEVIRVVLPMDASDSSNEAHIHGHVVNSSNDGGTIGTITTTEPNGTTVTHSIPIHSMADLTAIKDGVDLAQQVANGQVTVVQATEDDDGTPFITVTVSGQEQNYQVQYVDSELYHSNSSQTQMTYPFCPVGDYQGNGQTAYYSTTGQYGATSSAGGSSNGAHSTTLPYLVPVEEGLLLNGSAHSLSQAQSQSQSQSHGRDSPHSLTEVAYIQEAQSTPQTPTSTTTTHSASGGSLGTGGGGASPDSEQSALGSSNKIASATIKWLSRNYETADGVSLPRSTLYNHYMQHCSEQKLEPVNAASFGKLIRSVFSGLRTRRLGTRGNSKYHYYGIRIKPGSLLNHQTMDDKQMLGSGYGPSSGGSSGGGSSGGALVSVSSSTAGQMGSNGLGGGQGQRHSGTKKHTFKPETYEACLQYIGDGSSALPSFPAIELSHSFNSELTLEDVDTFRALYREHCESFLDAVLNLEFGTVEFLLRDFWRASDNNNLDECEEEKYLSKTKLYLLCHCAEVQKFVREVDYQFYQNTVDVIIPDVLRSIPNALTQAIRNFAKNLEIWLCESMMGVPEQLAQIKTSAVSAFCQTLRRYTSLNHLAQAARAVLQNGAQISQMLSDLNRVDFHNVQEQAAWVSQCAPAVVQRLENDFKAALQQQSSLEQWATWLQLVVESAMEEYNGKPSYARAARQFLLKWSFYSSMIIRDLTLRSASSFGSFHLIRLLFDEYMFYLVEHKIAEAQHKTAIAVICERMCDLTQKKDMDFEFECQFAYITSDTEHQTTPSSASSGGGGDVGNEAKRLKQE
- the Rfx gene encoding DNA-binding protein RFX2 isoform X7, with protein sequence MHSRYGFDCQTRHPHHHQQHQQQQQQQLQLQHHQQFQSATAPPAFSPTTAAAVAYSNLLEKCRCKQPVATNSVAPVPPPPAQLQLQLHHHHHHHHHQTFVATATAASYSNCSGIGAGTGTSTVSGASACSSASASCATAAGASNSVLSAGGSATSATMYHHHHRRHNNLSYCGVSGQEQNYQVQYVDSELYHSNSSQTQMTYPFCPVGDYQGNGQTAYYSTTGQYGATSSAGGSSNGAHSTTLPYLVPVEEGLLLNGSAHSLSQAQSQSQSQSHGRDSPHSLTEVAYIQEAQSTPQTPTSTTTTHSASGGSLGTGGGGASPDSEQSALGSSNKIASATIKWLSRNYETADGVSLPRSTLYNHYMQHCSEQKLEPVNAASFGKLIRSVFSGLRTRRLGTRGNSKYHYYGIRIKPGSLLNHQTMDDKQMLGSGYGPSSGGSSGGGSSGGALVSVSSSTAGQMGSNGLGGGQGQRHSGTKKHTFKPETYEACLQYIGDGSSALPSFPAIELSHSFNSELTLEDVDTFRALYREHCESFLDAVLNLEFGTVEFLLRDFWRASDNNNLDECEEEKYLSKTKLYLLCHCAEVQKFVREVDYQFYQNTVDVIIPDVLRSIPNALTQAIRNFAKNLEIWLCESMMGVPEQLAQIKTSAVSAFCQTLRRYTSLNHLAQAARAVLQNGAQISQMLSDLNRVDFHNVQEQAAWVSQCAPAVVQRLENDFKAALQQQSSLEQWATWLQLVVESAMEEYNGKPSYARAARQFLLKWSFYSSMIIRDLTLRSASSFGSFHLIRLLFDEYMFYLVEHKIAEAQHKTAIAVICERMKKDMDFEFECQFAYITSDTEHQTTPSSASSGGGGDVGNEAKRLKQE